In the Malus domestica chromosome 16, GDT2T_hap1 genome, one interval contains:
- the LOC114821958 gene encoding uncharacterized protein isoform X4, which translates to MAFVAPDPLSELVWNTDKGVSNVTLSPPQSNKGGRSAADKPIDDEDFITAQTSFHLKSEFAGKDMTMSPTSHAGVMPLCGSSHDTGTVGNVEEEKAAVELSVLYNQEGTYSQANIEVTEIPQIPETRENFITTLTGNGDREGADILLVESDQKIPFVEQNEPLLRDPQMDLVLASEVNPVNESKASGVPVVNKKAQRNRPLDKLEATAENDLMTLKTRHAYGAASQILGPESVPGVKDRFDQGQERVPENESVLDKHYPNNSRIHMHQRKGKEKLLSDGDPNGRMPEDENDSHESVESCNSAGLFSSGKKRWRSEEEFIVGSKRFRKKIQEAPISTSYIRQDSSFMNWISSMVKGFSKSMQDEAPPLALTLAHPDHGDENPDNKRITCNTNQDDGVKSIGFQTIFQSLYCPTADCQEARMLSDNHKMGEISTELEPATSPKVYHGENVNLGQEFLLSVEKFNKSSSGNEVRSAGSQEKCHTGSEKKKNPCNFPFYKGKDRVIPNSSLGKRKERRIENFESSSQFKGKTTGEFGYRRDLLGSLWITRLTPKTSGPSLIADHYNKSADGVLESSNDLKNMGAREQFAEDLVIVIGNDLQNCAAENEGSSAFNRNKGQNDEAPMSEFSPIMPCSEVRSSEGMASVFARRLDALKNITLPGATGNAADEITMCLFCGIKGHHLQECSQIRETELQELLSKSKSYNVAENLPFFCIRCLQQSHWATACPNAQSMGQPQLECNVSFLDYYCSQSGTNLNSRNDGNTKLPTGTEIKFEASVAHTCFNEDHSRMETDIDMSWKDNAMGAPKKRAYRSNSVMKCSASSSVENKYKENQMMPLSKLVNTQISNVPKGIVESVKRLRLSRTDVLKWMDSRTSLSLLEGFFLRLRLRKWEGLGGTGYYVSCITGSQRESCPLNVKDSIAVVVGGIRCMVKSKYVSNNDFHEDELRAWWSATSKGSDKIPSEEDLREKE; encoded by the exons ATGGCATTCGTGGCTCCCGATCCCCTTTCAGAATTAGTTTGGAATACAGATAAAG GTGTAAGCAATGTCACTCTTTCACCACCACAAAGCAATAAAGGTGGGAGGTCTGCTGCTGACAAGCCTATTGATGACGAGGACTTTATAACAGCACAGACATCATTTCATCTAAAGAGCGAATTTGCTGGTAAAGATATGACTATGTCTCCCACAAGCCATGCTGGTGTCATGCCATTATGCGGGTCAAGCCATGACACGG GAACTGTTGGTAACGTGGAGGAAGAGAAGGCGGCTGTGGAACTATCTGTTCTGTACAACCAGGAGGGGACTTATAGTCAAGCGAATATCGAAGTAACTGAAATACCTCAGATACCTGAAACCAGAGAAAATTTCATTACAACATTGACAG GTAACGGTGACAGAGAGGGGGCTGATATCTTATTAGTCGAATCAGATCAAAAGATACCTTTTGTGGAACAAAATGAACCATTATTGCGGGATCCCCAAATGGATCTTGTTTTGGCTTCCGAAGTTAACCCAGTGAACGAAAGTAAAGCTTCGGGTGTCCCTGTGGTGAATAAAAAGGCACAACGCAATAGGCCTTTGGATAAACTAGAGGCAACAGCTGAGAATGATTTAATGACTCTCAAAACCCGACATGCTTATGGTGCAGCGAGTCAGATTTTAGGTCCAGAATCTGTCCCAGGGGTTAAGGACAGGTTCGATCAGGGTCAGGAGAGGGTTCCTGAAAACGAATCTGTTCTGGACAAACACTATCCTAATAACAGCAGAATCCATATGCatcaaaggaaaggaaaagaaaaattgttATCTGATGGAGATCCTAATGGAAGAATGCCAGAAGATGAGAATGATAGCCATGAGAGTGTCGAGAGCTGTAATAGCGCAGGATTGTTTTCATCAGGCAAGAAGAGGTGGAGATCTGAAGAAGAGTTCATTGTTGGGAGTAAAAGATTCagaaagaaaattcaagaagctCCGATTTCCACATCCTATATTAGACAAGATAGCTCCTTCATGAATTGGATATCAAGCATGGTGAAGGGTTTTTCAAAATCAATGCAAGATGAGGCACCACCTCTTGCTCTTACCCTTGCACATCCTGATCATGGAGATGAGAATCCTGATAATAAACGTATCACATGTAATACAAACCAAGATGATGGAGTAAAAAGTATCGGTTTCCAGACGATTTTTCAGTCCTTGTATTGCCCAACTGCAGACTGCCAAGAAGCACGGATGTTGAGTGACAATCATAAAATGGGAGAAATATCAACGGAACTCGAGCCAGCTACTTCTCCAAAAGTCTATCATGGGGAGAACGTTAATTTAGGCCAGGAATTTCTACTGTCAGTTGAGAAGTTCAACAAATCTTCATCTGGAAATGAAGTTCGTTCAGCAGGTAGTCAGGAGAAATGCCATACTGGTTCCGAGAAGAAAAAGAATCCATGCAACTTTCCGTTTTATAAAGGGAAAGATAGAGTTATCCCTAATTCTTCTCTGGGTAAACGCAAGGAAAGGAGGATCGAGAATTTTGAATCTAGCTCACAATTCAAAGGGAAGACGACTGGGGAATTTGGTTATAGAAGGGACCTTCTTGGAAGCTTGTGGATAACTCGGTTGACTCCAAAAACATCTGGTCCATCTTTAATCGCAGATCATTACAACAAGAGTGCTGATGGAGTTCTTGAGAGCTCCAATGACCTCAAAAATATGGGAGCCAGGGAGCAGTTTGCTGAAGATTTAGTTATTGTCATTGGTAACGATCTGCAAAATTGTGCGGCTGAAAATGAGGGCTCATCTGCTTTCAATAGAAACAAGGGCCAGAATGATGAAGCGCCCATGTCCGAGTTCAGCCCTATCATGCCTTGCTCTGAAGTCAGAAGTTCGGAAGGAATGGCTTCTGTTTTTGCTAGGAGATTGGATGCTCTTAAGAACATCACCCTACCTGGTGCCACAGGTAATGCAGCCGATGAAATCAcgatgtgtttgttttgtggcaTAAAAGGTCACCATTTACAAGAGTGTTCACAGATAAGAGAGACAGAGCTTCAGGAATTATTAAGTAAGAGCAAGTCCTATAATGTAGCAGAAAATCTTCCTTTTTTCTGCATTAGATGTTTACAACAGAGTCATTGGGCCACTGCATGTCCTAATGCACAGTCAATGGGGCAACCGCAGTTGGAATGTAACGTTTCTTTTCTGGATTATTACTGCAGTCAGAGTGGAACGAATCTCAACTCAAGAAATGATGGAAATACGAAGCTCCCAACTGGTACGGAGATCAAGTTTGAAGCTTCTGTTGCTCATACATGTTTTAACGAGGACCATTCAAGAATGGAGACAGATATAGATATGAGCTGGAAGGATAATGCAATGGGAGCCCCTAAGAAAAGGGCATATCGCTCAAATTCAGTTATGAAATGCAGTGCTTCGAGTTCTGTGGAAAATAAGTATAAAGAAAATCAGATGATGCCCTTGTCAAAGTTAGTCAATACACAGatttcaaatgtaccaaaaggaaTTGTTGAGTCTGTAAAAAGGCTTCGCTTGTCTCGTACAGATGTCCTGAA GTGGATGGATTCTCGCACATCACTCTCACTACTCGAGGGGTTTTTCCTGCGCCTGCGGCTTAGGAAGTGGGAAGGACTTGGGGGAACTGGATACTATGTGTCTTGCATAACTG GCTCTCAGAGAGAGAGTTGTCCACTGAATGTGAAAGACTCTATAGCTGTTGTTGTTGGGGGGATTAGATGTATGGTTAAGAGCAAGTATGTATCCAACAACGATTTCCATGAG GACGAGCTGAGGGCGTGGTGGTCTGCTACCTCAAAGGGCAGTGACAAGATTCCGTCTGAAGAAGATTTGAGAGAAAAG GAATAA
- the LOC114821958 gene encoding uncharacterized protein isoform X5, translating into MDNRNIEPVTDLGLVLGHSNQCIQRKLNGDSGAGANAGSRIHMAFVAPDPLSELVWNTDKGVSNVTLSPPQSNKGGRSAADKPIDDEDFITAQTSFHLKSEFAGKDMTMSPTSHAGVMPLCGSSHDTGTVGNVEEEKAAVELSVLYNQEGTYSQANIEVTEIPQIPETRENFITTLTGNGDREGADILLVESDQKIPFVEQNEPLLRDPQMDLVLASEVNPVNESKASGVPVVNKKAQRNRPLDKLEATAENDLMTLKTRHAYGAASQILGPESVPGVKDRFDQGQERVPENESVLDKHYPNNSRIHMHQRKGKEKLLSDGDPNGRMPEDENDSHESVESCNSAGLFSSGKKRWRSEEEFIVGSKRFRKKIQEAPISTSYIRQDSSFMNWISSMVKGFSKSMQDEAPPLALTLAHPDHGDENPDNKRITCNTNQDDGVKSIGFQTIFQSLYCPTADCQEARMLSDNHKMGEISTELEPATSPKVYHGENVNLGQEFLLSVEKFNKSSSGNEVRSAGSQEKCHTGSEKKKNPCNFPFYKGKDRVIPNSSLGKRKERRIENFESSSQFKGKTTGEFGYRRDLLGSLWITRLTPKTSGPSLIADHYNKSADGVLESSNDLKNMGAREQFAEDLVIVIGNDLQNCAAENEGSSAFNRNKGQNDEAPMSEFSPIMPCSEVRSSEGMASVFARRLDALKNITLPGATGNAADEITMCLFCGIKGHHLQECSQIRETELQELLSKSKSYNVAENLPFFCIRCLQQSHWATACPNAQSMGQPQLECNVSFLDYYCSQSGTNLNSRNDGNTKLPTGTEIKFEASVAHTCFNEDHSRMETDIDMSWKDNAMGAPKKRAYRSNSVMKCSASSSVENKYKENQMMPLSKLVNTQISNVPKGIVESVKRLRLSRTDVLKWMDSRTSLSLLEGFFLRLRLRKWEGLGGTGYYVSCITGRAEGVVVCYLKGQ; encoded by the exons ATGGACAACAG GAACATAGAGCCTGTGACTGATTTGGGACTAGTTCTGGGTCATTCAAATCAATGCATTCAGAGAAAGTTGAATGGTGATTCAGGTGCAGGTGCAAATGCAGGTTCAAGGATACACATGGCATTCGTGGCTCCCGATCCCCTTTCAGAATTAGTTTGGAATACAGATAAAG GTGTAAGCAATGTCACTCTTTCACCACCACAAAGCAATAAAGGTGGGAGGTCTGCTGCTGACAAGCCTATTGATGACGAGGACTTTATAACAGCACAGACATCATTTCATCTAAAGAGCGAATTTGCTGGTAAAGATATGACTATGTCTCCCACAAGCCATGCTGGTGTCATGCCATTATGCGGGTCAAGCCATGACACGG GAACTGTTGGTAACGTGGAGGAAGAGAAGGCGGCTGTGGAACTATCTGTTCTGTACAACCAGGAGGGGACTTATAGTCAAGCGAATATCGAAGTAACTGAAATACCTCAGATACCTGAAACCAGAGAAAATTTCATTACAACATTGACAG GTAACGGTGACAGAGAGGGGGCTGATATCTTATTAGTCGAATCAGATCAAAAGATACCTTTTGTGGAACAAAATGAACCATTATTGCGGGATCCCCAAATGGATCTTGTTTTGGCTTCCGAAGTTAACCCAGTGAACGAAAGTAAAGCTTCGGGTGTCCCTGTGGTGAATAAAAAGGCACAACGCAATAGGCCTTTGGATAAACTAGAGGCAACAGCTGAGAATGATTTAATGACTCTCAAAACCCGACATGCTTATGGTGCAGCGAGTCAGATTTTAGGTCCAGAATCTGTCCCAGGGGTTAAGGACAGGTTCGATCAGGGTCAGGAGAGGGTTCCTGAAAACGAATCTGTTCTGGACAAACACTATCCTAATAACAGCAGAATCCATATGCatcaaaggaaaggaaaagaaaaattgttATCTGATGGAGATCCTAATGGAAGAATGCCAGAAGATGAGAATGATAGCCATGAGAGTGTCGAGAGCTGTAATAGCGCAGGATTGTTTTCATCAGGCAAGAAGAGGTGGAGATCTGAAGAAGAGTTCATTGTTGGGAGTAAAAGATTCagaaagaaaattcaagaagctCCGATTTCCACATCCTATATTAGACAAGATAGCTCCTTCATGAATTGGATATCAAGCATGGTGAAGGGTTTTTCAAAATCAATGCAAGATGAGGCACCACCTCTTGCTCTTACCCTTGCACATCCTGATCATGGAGATGAGAATCCTGATAATAAACGTATCACATGTAATACAAACCAAGATGATGGAGTAAAAAGTATCGGTTTCCAGACGATTTTTCAGTCCTTGTATTGCCCAACTGCAGACTGCCAAGAAGCACGGATGTTGAGTGACAATCATAAAATGGGAGAAATATCAACGGAACTCGAGCCAGCTACTTCTCCAAAAGTCTATCATGGGGAGAACGTTAATTTAGGCCAGGAATTTCTACTGTCAGTTGAGAAGTTCAACAAATCTTCATCTGGAAATGAAGTTCGTTCAGCAGGTAGTCAGGAGAAATGCCATACTGGTTCCGAGAAGAAAAAGAATCCATGCAACTTTCCGTTTTATAAAGGGAAAGATAGAGTTATCCCTAATTCTTCTCTGGGTAAACGCAAGGAAAGGAGGATCGAGAATTTTGAATCTAGCTCACAATTCAAAGGGAAGACGACTGGGGAATTTGGTTATAGAAGGGACCTTCTTGGAAGCTTGTGGATAACTCGGTTGACTCCAAAAACATCTGGTCCATCTTTAATCGCAGATCATTACAACAAGAGTGCTGATGGAGTTCTTGAGAGCTCCAATGACCTCAAAAATATGGGAGCCAGGGAGCAGTTTGCTGAAGATTTAGTTATTGTCATTGGTAACGATCTGCAAAATTGTGCGGCTGAAAATGAGGGCTCATCTGCTTTCAATAGAAACAAGGGCCAGAATGATGAAGCGCCCATGTCCGAGTTCAGCCCTATCATGCCTTGCTCTGAAGTCAGAAGTTCGGAAGGAATGGCTTCTGTTTTTGCTAGGAGATTGGATGCTCTTAAGAACATCACCCTACCTGGTGCCACAGGTAATGCAGCCGATGAAATCAcgatgtgtttgttttgtggcaTAAAAGGTCACCATTTACAAGAGTGTTCACAGATAAGAGAGACAGAGCTTCAGGAATTATTAAGTAAGAGCAAGTCCTATAATGTAGCAGAAAATCTTCCTTTTTTCTGCATTAGATGTTTACAACAGAGTCATTGGGCCACTGCATGTCCTAATGCACAGTCAATGGGGCAACCGCAGTTGGAATGTAACGTTTCTTTTCTGGATTATTACTGCAGTCAGAGTGGAACGAATCTCAACTCAAGAAATGATGGAAATACGAAGCTCCCAACTGGTACGGAGATCAAGTTTGAAGCTTCTGTTGCTCATACATGTTTTAACGAGGACCATTCAAGAATGGAGACAGATATAGATATGAGCTGGAAGGATAATGCAATGGGAGCCCCTAAGAAAAGGGCATATCGCTCAAATTCAGTTATGAAATGCAGTGCTTCGAGTTCTGTGGAAAATAAGTATAAAGAAAATCAGATGATGCCCTTGTCAAAGTTAGTCAATACACAGatttcaaatgtaccaaaaggaaTTGTTGAGTCTGTAAAAAGGCTTCGCTTGTCTCGTACAGATGTCCTGAA GTGGATGGATTCTCGCACATCACTCTCACTACTCGAGGGGTTTTTCCTGCGCCTGCGGCTTAGGAAGTGGGAAGGACTTGGGGGAACTGGATACTATGTGTCTTGCATAACTG GACGAGCTGAGGGCGTGGTGGTCTGCTACCTCAAAGGGCAGTGA